Proteins encoded by one window of Thermococcus sp. Bubb.Bath:
- a CDS encoding protein-L-isoaspartate(D-aspartate) O-methyltransferase, translated as MSEVSEVELWGRLIKPLEREGILYDGRVREAMLRVPRYLFVPKEYKKYAHVDEPLPIPAGQTVSAPHMVAIMLQLADLRPGMNVLEIGTGSGWNAALIAELVKTDVYTIERISELVEFARRNLERAGYSDRVHVIPGDGTKGFPPKAPYDRILVTAGAPDIPKPLVEQLKPGGKLLIPVGSYHLWQDLLEVFKLPDGLVKVKNHGGVAFVPLIGEYGWKG; from the coding sequence ATGTCTGAGGTCTCTGAAGTGGAGCTCTGGGGGAGGCTCATTAAACCCCTTGAAAGGGAAGGTATCTTATATGATGGGCGGGTCAGGGAGGCCATGCTCCGCGTCCCCAGGTACCTCTTCGTTCCGAAGGAATACAAGAAGTACGCCCACGTTGATGAGCCCCTCCCCATCCCCGCGGGCCAGACTGTGAGCGCTCCCCACATGGTGGCCATAATGCTTCAGCTGGCCGATTTAAGGCCCGGAATGAACGTTCTGGAGATTGGAACCGGGAGTGGCTGGAACGCGGCTTTGATAGCGGAGCTCGTGAAGACCGACGTCTACACTATCGAGCGAATCTCCGAGCTGGTCGAGTTCGCGAGGAGGAACCTTGAAAGGGCCGGATATTCTGACAGGGTCCACGTTATTCCCGGTGACGGCACAAAGGGCTTTCCACCAAAGGCCCCATATGACAGAATCCTGGTCACTGCGGGAGCCCCTGACATTCCAAAGCCTCTCGTTGAGCAGCTGAAACCCGGCGGAAAGCTGTTGATCCCCGTTGGGAGCTACCACCTCTGGCAGGACCTTTTGGAGGTCTTCAAGCTTCCCGATGGTTTGGTGAAGGTCAAAAACCACGGTGGCGTTGCCTTTGTCCCCCTCATAGGGGAGTACGGGTGGAAGGGATAA
- the flaJ gene encoding archaellar assembly protein FlaJ, with product MSDGKISVFTKADLDMKTYINKVLLPYLALSIVLFIFTALFTRLLGLSMALAGLMYAIPLILLIYAAVYPYIKADSKKISITSRIPYFITYFAVLSTSEMGRADLVKVLAKDPKLGAIATELRKVYVIVHKLHRSLPEAFRFLARRTPSKVFSDFLDRLAYSLDSGVDLKEYLFQEQQTVMDDYQTFYEGALYDLDVFKEIYESIIISVVFMASFIIIGPIITGQDIGKLALYTLAMVLAAEIGVFLVIKFRMPDDPIWAENRGIVTERDKRLRRTLQISLLGIVIVALLYYTLLRKWFDIPEPFVVAMILSPLYYVGRMAGKEEESIFRKDENFGAFIRSMSSSLAASGSSLVLVLKYLSAHDFGSLTEDIRALYRRLAMRVDRERAWDFFIAGTGSWLIGIFSEIFREAIRMGAEPDYVGLVISRNFERLVRLRRKRQQSMGSFVGIIYGLTAAFAFSLAASFQVADSINTLFGQLNIPTEYIGDIIHVIPPAGMSFVMYIMLTIMIIHSLLSALSIKTADGGSLYVSLRYFVILLWIFAVGMYAGIILMKKMMGMGGGGQAATQLLTILLGSL from the coding sequence ATGAGCGACGGGAAGATCAGCGTGTTCACCAAGGCAGACCTCGATATGAAAACCTACATAAACAAGGTTCTTCTGCCGTACTTAGCCCTTTCCATAGTTCTCTTCATATTCACCGCCCTTTTCACACGTCTGCTCGGCCTCTCAATGGCGCTGGCAGGTTTGATGTATGCGATACCCCTCATCTTGCTTATCTATGCAGCGGTTTATCCTTATATAAAGGCCGACTCCAAGAAAATCTCGATAACCTCCCGCATCCCGTACTTTATCACATACTTTGCCGTTTTATCAACCAGTGAGATGGGCAGGGCAGACCTCGTGAAGGTCCTTGCCAAAGATCCAAAGCTAGGAGCCATTGCGACGGAACTCCGGAAAGTGTACGTCATAGTTCACAAGCTCCACCGCTCCCTTCCAGAGGCGTTCCGTTTCCTGGCCAGGAGAACCCCGAGTAAAGTCTTTTCAGATTTCCTCGACAGGCTGGCCTACTCCCTCGACAGCGGCGTTGACCTGAAGGAGTACCTCTTCCAGGAACAGCAGACCGTTATGGACGACTACCAGACGTTTTATGAGGGTGCCCTCTATGACCTTGATGTCTTCAAGGAGATATACGAATCCATAATCATCTCCGTCGTTTTCATGGCGAGCTTCATTATCATCGGGCCGATCATAACAGGTCAGGACATAGGCAAACTCGCCCTCTACACCCTTGCAATGGTGCTTGCGGCTGAGATAGGCGTTTTTCTCGTCATTAAGTTTAGGATGCCTGACGACCCGATATGGGCAGAAAACCGCGGTATAGTTACGGAGCGTGATAAGAGGCTTAGGAGGACCCTCCAGATTTCGCTGCTGGGCATCGTGATCGTAGCCCTCCTCTACTACACTCTCCTGAGGAAGTGGTTTGATATCCCCGAACCATTTGTGGTTGCCATGATCCTGAGCCCCCTTTACTACGTGGGAAGAATGGCGGGGAAGGAAGAAGAGTCGATATTCAGAAAGGATGAAAACTTCGGTGCGTTCATCAGGAGCATGAGCTCATCACTGGCCGCAAGCGGAAGCTCCCTCGTTCTCGTCCTCAAGTACCTCAGCGCCCACGACTTCGGTTCTCTGACAGAGGATATCCGGGCTCTCTACCGCCGCCTGGCGATGAGGGTTGACCGGGAGAGGGCCTGGGACTTCTTCATAGCAGGTACTGGGAGCTGGCTGATAGGAATATTCTCCGAGATATTCAGGGAAGCCATTAGGATGGGTGCTGAACCGGATTACGTTGGTCTCGTCATAAGCAGGAACTTCGAGAGACTTGTCAGGCTCAGGAGGAAGAGACAGCAGAGCATGGGCAGCTTCGTTGGTATAATCTACGGTCTCACCGCCGCTTTTGCGTTCTCCCTGGCGGCTTCGTTTCAGGTGGCGGACTCCATAAACACGCTCTTCGGCCAGCTCAACATCCCAACCGAGTACATAGGTGACATAATCCACGTTATCCCCCCCGCGGGAATGTCTTTCGTCATGTACATCATGCTGACGATAATGATCATCCACTCCCTTCTCTCGGCCCTCTCCATAAAGACCGCCGACGGAGGAAGCCTCTACGTTTCCCTCCGCTACTTCGTCATTCTGCTGTGGATATTCGCGGTGGGTATGTATGCTGGAATAATTCTCATGAAGAAGATGATGGGAATGGGAGGTGGTGGTCAGGCGGCCACCCAGCTCCTAACCATCCTCCTTGGAAGTCTGTGA